In Triticum aestivum cultivar Chinese Spring chromosome 5B, IWGSC CS RefSeq v2.1, whole genome shotgun sequence, the following proteins share a genomic window:
- the LOC123113163 gene encoding arogenate dehydratase 1 translates to MEAAAAIRSAAAPRMRLAGRSSRGSGAAAARAIPVSRSDWQTACAILSSTNDSPTPPAPKVNGQNNINKLAAPAIPGSEDAVSGLDLVLAAGAGNLPRPLSISDLSPAPLHGAQLRVAYQGVPGAYSEAAAGKAYPGCEAIPCDQFEVAFQAVELWIADRAVLPVENSLGGSIHRNYDLLLRHRLHIVGEVQLPVHHCLLALPGVRRELLARVISHPQALAQCEHTLTRMGLNVAREAFDDTAGAAEHIAAHALRDTAAIASARAAELYGLQVLADGVQDDAGNVTRFVMLAREPIIPRTDRPFKTSIVLAHDREGTSVLFKVLSAFAFRDISLTKIESRPHRHRPIRLVDDANIGTAKHFEYMFYIDFQASMADVRAQNALAEIQEFTSFLRVLGSYPMDMTPWDAAPSSSSSDQQQRG, encoded by the coding sequence ATGGAGGCCGCCGCGGCCATCCGGAGCGCGGCCGCGCCGCGGATGCGCCTCGCCGGGAGGAGCAGCAGGGGATCCGGCGCCGCGGCGGCGCGCGCGATCCCGGTCAGCCGCAGCGACTGGCAGACGGCCTGCGCCATCCTCTCCAGCACCAACGACTCCCCCACCCCGCCGGCGCCGAAGGTGAACGGCCAGAACAACATCAACAAGCTAGCCGCGCCGGCCATCCCCGGCTCCGAGGACGCCGTCTCCGGCCTGGATCTGGTGCTGGCCGCGGGCGCGGGGAACCTGCCGCGCCCGCTCAGCATCAGCGACCTGTCCCCGGCGCCGCTGCACGGCGCGCAGCTGCGGGTGGCCTACCAGGGCGTGCCGGGCGCCTacagcgaggcggcggccgggaaGGCGTACCCGGGGTGCGAGGCCATCCCGTGCGACCAGTTCGAGGTGGCGTTCCAGGCGGTGGAGCTGTGGATCGCCGACCGCGCCGTGCTCCCCGTGGAGAACTCCCTGGGCGGCAgcatccaccgcaactacgaccTGCTCCTCCGGCACCGGCTCCACATCGTGGGCGAGGTGCAGCTCCCCGTCCACCACTGCCTGCTCGCCCTCCCGGGGGTCCGGCGGGAGCTGCTGGCCCGGGTGATCTCGCACCCGCAGGCGCTGGCGCAGTGCGAGCACACGCTGACGCGCATGGGCCTCAACGTGGCCCGCGAGGCCTTCGACGACACAGCGGGCGCCGCGGAGCACATCGCGGCGCACGCGCTCCGCGACACGGCCGCCATCGCGTCGGCGCGCGCCGCGGAGCTGTACGGCCTCCAGGTCCTGGCGGACGGCGTGCAGGACGACGCCGGGAACGTGACCCGGTTCGTGATGCTGGCGCGGGAGCCCATCATCCCGCGGACGGACCGGCCGTTCAAGACGAGCATCGTGCTGGCGCACGACCGGGAGGGCACCTCCGTGCTGTTCAAGGTGCTGTCGGCGTTCGCGTTCCGGGACATCAGCCTGACCAAGATCGAGAGCCGGCCGCACCGGCACCGGCCCATCCGGCTGGTGGACGACGCCAACATCGGCACCGCCAAGCACTTCGAGTACATGTTCTACATCGACTTCCAGGCGTCCATGGCCGACGTGCGCGCCCAGAACGCGCTCGCCGAGATCCAGGAGTTCACGTCCTTCCTCAGGGTGCTCGGCAGCTACCCCATGGACATGACGCCCTGGGACGCCgcgccgtcgtcctcctcctccgatcAACAGCAGCGCGGCTAG